CAGTTCCTCAAGGAATACCTGGAAGATAACCGTGCGGTGATCAATGAAGATGAAATCAAAGCGGCTCCCATCATGAGCGGCGACGAAAGCGACGTAGTTACCCGCATCAAAGACCTGTTGGAAAACGCCGTGAAGCCCGCTGTGGAAATGGACGGCGGCGCCATCCAGTTCAAAAATTACGAAGATGGCGTGGTAACAGTAATCCTGCAGGGTTCCTGCTCCGGTTGCCCGTCTTCCATGATCACCCTCAAATCCGGCATCGAAGGCATCATGAAACGCATGATCCCCGAGGTAAAGGAAGTGGTGGCCGAAACAGAATAAGCCATAGTTGAAATGAATGATAGTGTGAAAGCGCAGCCTTTGTGGTTGCGCTTTTTTCGTTTTGTTGTGTAGCTTTGGAACTTTGCAACTAAACAGTGAACGATGAAAGGAATTCTGATCGGATGCGTGATGGCGATCGCCACGGCGTCCGCTACCGCGCAACAAACCGAAGCCGTGGTCACCTACGGTTTCCGCAATAACGGGAAAGACGCCCGGGGCGAACAAACCCTGCTCATACAAGGGAAACGGGTGGCCGTAGGAGCTTCCGGCAGGCAAACGGAACAACAGTTCCTTAACTACGCCGACAAGGCAACTTTCCAGCTGCTCGACGGTAAAAACGGCGCCTTCACGCTGAAGAAACCCTTCGGCGAATACATTAAACCCGAACTGCTGCCTGGAATCGATACCGTTGCCGGTATCCCCTGCAAAAAAGCCAAAGCCATTATCCGGTCCAACACCATCGAAATCTGGTACACCGATGCACTGGCCATCAAAGGAACGCCGCAGATCTCGATCGCTCCGGGACTGGGACTGATCCTCAAAATCGTCCGCAACGGCAACAGCGAAACCTATGCGAAGAAAATCGAATACCGCAAAGTGACCAACGAAGAGCTAAAGTGGCCCGCATCCTGGGGCAAACTGGTGTCTGAACCGGCATACCAGCGCCAGGTGATCGACAGCCGTTACGCCACTATTTCCATCTTCGACCAGGAACAAATCAGCTGGGGCAACAAAATCGATAACCCCACCGGATATCCGCTCAACGCTACTTACCACTTCGCCGGCGGTACCGTGATCTTGAAAAAAGTAAATCTTCCCGCCGTGAAATCCAGCCAGCGCCTCTTTGCCGAGCTGGTACAATATTCCAACGGCGATGCATACGATCGCACAGGCTCGGTATTCGTGGTGCCGGTGGATAAGGCGCGCAGTTTCCTGGAAGGATTGGAGAAAGGCGCCAACGTGCTCCCGGCATTCGCCGGCCGCAACGGAAAAGCTTACCAGGGCTATGTTTCCACGGAAGAATACAATGCGCCGCTCGAAGTGATGCGTTTCTTCACGCCGTTCGGCGTCCGCCATTTCAATAAACAAGTGCAGATCGAAGGCTACAACTGGGCGGATTCGGCGGTTTATAAACAAGATATTTCCGATCTCGCACCGCGCCTTCAAGGAGATGTGTATATCGGGATCTATATCGGCAACTATGACAAAGGCGGCCATAAAGCCAGTCTGACCTTCAAATATTACCCTGGTTATGATGGCGGCGAAGGCCGTCCGGAGCCGAAGAAATATGTGCAGCCGGTGTTTAATTCCACTAACGTCATGGAAATGGCCGGGCAGGAATATGCGACGCTTTTCGATAAAGACTCGCTGACGGTGACGGTGAACGTTCCCCTGGGCGTGAAAAACCTTAAGCTCCGCTACATCACCACCGGCCACGGCGGCTGGGGCGGCGGCGACGAGTTCAATCCGAAACTCAACGAAATTTTTGTAGACGGCCAGCGCGTGTATCACTTCTTCCCCTGGAGAGAAGATTGCGCCACGTATCGCTTGCTAAACCCGGCTTCGGGGAACTTCGGCAACGGGCTTTCGTCTTCCGACCTGAGCCGATCCAACTGGTGCCCCGGTACGCTGACGCTCCCGGTAGATGTGCCCATGCCGCAGCTCACGCCCGGCAAGCACACGATCCAGGTGGCGATCCCGCAGGGCAAGCCGGAGGGCGGAAGTTTCAGTTTCTGGAATGTTTCCGGAGTATTGATCGGTGACCAGGAATAGTAACTTTGTGAAAGGCCGCCGGCTTGGCGGCCTTTTTTCTTTTATATGGAATCATTTTTTCAGCAGGTGATCGACGGTTTCCGTCTGATGTCGTGGCAGGAAGCCACGGGCGTGATTTTTGGGATCATCAGTGTTTTCTGTTCGCGTGCCAATAGCGTGTGGGTGTACCCGACAGGGCTCGTTAGCACGGGGTTTTTCACGTACCTGTTCGCCAAACCGGATGTTGGTCTGTATGCGGAAGCGGGGCTGAATGCGTATTATTTCGTTATGAGCATATACGGCTGGTTTAACTGGACGCGGCAGAAAGACGGGCACGATGCGGTAGGGATCTCGTGGATGGACCGCCGCGACTGGCGTATCGCGCTGGGGATTGTAGTGATCGGATGGGCGTTTATCTGGTGGGTGTTGAAATCGTACACCGACAGTACGGTTCCGGTGCTGGACGCGCTCGTGTCGGCAACGGCGTGGAGCGGGATGTGGCTGCTGGCGAAGCGGAAGATAGAAAACTGGGTGATGCTGAATGTGTCAAATTTCATCGCGGTGCCGCTGTTGTTGTATAAAGGGCTTGCCCCAACAGCTGTTTTAACCGTAATTTTGTTCATCGTGGCGGTCAGTGGATATTTCCAATGGCGCCGCATCTACCGTGAACAGCTAAACGAACACGTGTGAAGAGAATTGTAGTTATCGGGCCCGAATCCACGGGCAAGAGCACCCTCAGCCAGCAACTGGCGGCCTTCTACAGAACGGCTTGGGTCCCCGAGTTCGCGCGCGCCTACCTGGAAGGGCTGGGCCGTCCGTATGAAAGGGAAGATCTCTGGCACATCGCGCAGGGGCAGCTGGCGGTGGAAGACGAAGCGGCTGCGCGCGGGAGGGATTTCATCATCTGTGACACGGATTTGTATGTCGTCAAAGTTTGGAGTGAGGCGAAATACGGCGATTGCGACCCGCGCATACTCGACCTCATCGCCCAACGGCAATACCACGGCTACCTGCTCACGTATATCGACATCCCCTGGGAAGACGATCCTCTCCGTGAACACCCGCTTCCCGAAGAACGGACTTATTACTATAATATATACAGGGATATCGTCATCAACGCCGGCGTTCCCTGGGCCGATATCCGCGGCGACCACAACCAGCGGCTGGAAATTGCCGCCGTGGCGGTCCGCCAGATGATAAAGAAGTAATTGCTATGTGGTTGTGAGCTACATTATCCCCAAGCCCTTACCCACAGGATTTTGCGCGAATTGACACAATTTCCGGATTTTTTGAAAAAACCGGCAAAAGATTTAGTGCGTGAAATACACAATTACGAAATATGGAAGGATTTAAGACTACTTGACAAGTTCGGCGATGTCGGGATCTCCGGAGAGGTTGCGCATTTGCTGGAGGATACGTTTCTGTCGCCACACGGTGATGCGGGCGGGGGGATTGACGGAATACTTCACCGGGTTGGGGAGGCATGCGGCGATCATGGCGGCTTCTTCACGGTTGAGGTCGGACGCCGGTTTTTTGTAGTATGCCTGCGCGGCGGCTTCCACGCCGAAGATGCCTTCACCTGTTTCGGCGACGTTAAGATAAACTTCGAGGATGCGTTTTTTATTCCACACCAGTTCGATCATGAAGGTGAAATAGACTTCCAGGCCTTTCCGGATCCAGCTGCGGCCCTGCCAAAGGAAAACGTTTTTGGCGACCTGCTGGCTGATGGTGGAAGCGCCACGGATTTTTTTGCTTTTCTGGTTATGCTTGAGGGCTTTTTCGATGGATTTGAAATCGAAGCCGTCATGATCGGGAAACAGTTGATCTTCGCTGGCGATAACGGCCAGTTTGACATGTTGCGACATTTCGCCGAGGTCTACATAATCGCGCTGAAAGGATTTACCGGTTCCGATAAGGGAGAACCAACTGCCGATCTGGGTCATGGTGACGGGCGGGTTCACCCAGCGCAGCAGGATGATGTATAACAGTTGTGCAATAAAGAGAATCAGGAAAACCCGCTTAATGATTTTCCACGTTCTCGGGACGATACCTTTTAATTTCATCCGTTTTAATTTCGAAACAGGGCGGAAAGTTAGCAAGATTATGGATACGGTTGTAATTTACCGGCCAACATTGCTCCGTGAAAGATTGTTATTACTAAAAACAGGAAGGCTTATGAGACTGGAATTGCATCCGCAGAATCCGAATCCCCGGAATCTGAAAACAATTATCGAGTGCCTCCGCGACGGCGGCGTCGTGATTTATCCGACAGACACCGTGTACGGTATGGGTTGCGATATTTTCAAACCTGAAGCGGTGGAGCGGATCGCGCGGATCAAGGGGATCGACCCGAAAAAATCGCATTTCTCCTTCATTTGCTATGATCTGAGCCATTTGACGGATTATACCAAAAGCGTGGATACGCCATTGTTCCGTATGTTGAAAAAGGCGTTACCCGGACCGTATACCTTTATTTTACCCGCAAGCCGGCAGGTGCCGAAAATGATCAAGACGAAGCGTGACTCCGTAGGGATCCGTGTGCCGGACAATCTCATTTGCCGGACTTTGGTGAAAGAGTTGGGGAACCCGGTGATGAGCACTTCATTACCGGTGGATGAATATGTGGAAGAATATACCGATCCCGAGATTATCCACGACAAATTCGGGAAGCTGGTGGATATCGTGGTGGATGGCGGGCCAGGCGGTGTGCAGATGTCGACGGTGATTGACTGCACGGGCGCTGAGCCGGTGGTAGTGCGTGAGGGCGCGGGCGATTGGGATGCAATCAGCTAAAATGATCTCCGAAATCCGGAGATATTCTCACTAAAATTTTGAGCCCCAAAAAAGTTTTGTATTTCGGCAATGAAGATATTGCACGAAACGGATTTCCATTGTCGGTTGACCCATACAAAATAATACCGCGCGGCGGTAATTGTTTCGATTTCGACAGCGAAGGCGTTCACGGTTTCATCCGGAAGCGGGTGGAGTTTAAGCAATTGCAGGAAAACCACTTCATTGTCGGGTTTGGCGATCTGATGGATAACTATGGGGTAGATGATGTCGTTGAATCTAACAATGGCGATATAGTGAGGATCTTTTCAACTATAATAAGGGTTATTGAAGATTTTATGCGAAAGCATCCTCAGGCGACGCTGTATTTCACAGGTAGTACGATGCAGCGGACCCGCATCTATTCCGTAATTCTCAATCGGCATTTTGCAAGGTTCAGGAAAAAGTTTCAGATTTCTGTATTATGGACTTGCGGAGGCGTTGATGTTAAAGTGCCTTTTGATCCTGCAAAAGAGGTATTGATGGGAACATTTGTTATTCAAAGTAAAAATCAAACTACATGATGAGAAGGAAAAGGAACAAAAAGAAAGGGCTACCTCGAATGGTAGTAGCGCTTGCCCGTGTTAGGGGCATTGACACCAGTTTCCCAAAGAAGATGGCATTGACTATGCGGGCATTTTTTAGATACAAACGGCAGCATCCGGAGGATGAGCTTTTTGCCTAGCGTAGCATTGGTTGTTTAGTCTCTTCTTTTATTGATTTTGATATAGAAGCCAGCGAATATTGAATTAATATATGAGACGAAAAACAAAGAAAAGAAAGACCTCGCCTGTAGAAGTAGTGGCGCTAGCCCCGGGCAAATGGGATCAAATCTGCTTTTTCGAAAAGAATTGCATTTATGATGAAAGTGCTTCGCAAAGTTGAAAAGTGTAAAAACCGAATTGCATGCCCGACATGAATAAATCAGGGCGCCCCCTGCGGAGGCGCCCTGTAGTCAAAAACGTTACTGCTTTACCAGGTTATTTGATACCCATTTTTTTTGCAATCGCTGCAGGAATGGCTTTTTTGTTCACCATGTAGCAAGTCGTCTTGTAGGCGAAATACGGAACGGAGGCGTAGAAATATCCGCCACAGCCGTTAACAGCGCCCCAGGAATTCTTCACGATGAAGTATTTCTTGCCTTCCTGGTCTTTAGCGATACCGGTAATGTGCATACCGTGATCGTCCTGCGTTTCGAAATTATCGAATGCCAGCTGGCGGTTCTCCTGGGTGATGGCTTTCTCTTTTGCGGGCTTGGTGAACAGCGTCTGGCGCTCAGCTTCAGAATAGTCGGCCCATTCTTTTTCGGGAACGATGGCCAGACCGTCCTTGAAATTGAAGCCCCTTTCGCTCACATCTGCCGCCCATGCGAGGGTGTAGCCGTTGAGCACAGCTTTCTCTGCGATCTCGGTGAACTCGTTCAGGGGAACGTTATACACTTTCTCCCAATTCCAGTTGTCCGGCACTTCCAGCACAAATTGCTCGTAGAACGGATGGTGGGTGAAGGAAGACACGATCACATAGTCGTCGGCATTGAGGCCCAGTTCTTTGGCGAAAGTCTGCGGCGTGTAGGTTTTACCCTTGTACTGAAATTGCTCCGGCGTAGCGCCGATGTAAGCGTCCAATACGCCGTTGAAGGCTTTCTGCCAGGCGGGGTTGATGGTTTTGGCGTCGCCAAGCGGTTTGAGCATGCCATCGAGGAGGCTCACCATTTCAGCGTGGTTATAGTTTTTCTCGCGGTTGCCGTCGTAAGCTTCCTGCGGAACAAGACCGTAATTTTTGAGACAAAGGAGATCGTCGGGGAAACCGCCGCCCTCGCCGAAATTGGCTTTTCCATGCATGCGTACATAGTTGGCGGCTTTGAGGGGATACATCTTACGTACCACAAACATCTCACTGAGATTCAGGTCTTTACCCTTACCCGTGCGGAGAAGTTCGGATTCGAAGAAAGAAAGGCCGGAAAAGGACCAGCAAGTGCCGGTTTGACCCTGGTTTTGAACGGCAAAGGCATCCTGGCTTTTGAGGATGGTGAATTTGTACTCGCTGCCCGCCTTGTTGGTGAGCGGCATCGTTTGCGCCATGACGGAGCTGCCGGCAAGCATGGCCGCCCCTATCATCCAAGTCTTCATGCTCATAATTTATTGCAGATTTAGGCGGCAAATGTAGGAGATCGGACGGAAAAGCCCTCGGCCGTATGGATGAGCGGTCAGCGCGCGAGATACGCCTCCCGGGTGATTTCCCAGCGCCAAAGCTCTCCGGCCTCCCGGCCGTTGATCTCGCCGGCGAACCGGAGCCCGTTCTTCTGCAGTACTTTCACGGCCGCATTATATTCTTCCTCGGTATGCGCCACCACTTTCGACACATACGGGTGACTGAAAGCAAAACGGATGAGGGTTTCCGCCATTTCCGTGGCGTAGCCCTGTTCCCGGTAACCGGCGGATATTTCGTAGCCGATCTCCACCGAGCCGTCGCCATTGGGTTTGCCTTTGAAGCCGGCCGTGCCGATCAGGCGGTTGTCGGCTTTATGAATGGCGAGGTAAAAGAACCAACCGAGCAAGGAGGGGTCGTTGCGCAACTTGTCGTAGGCCACCAGTACCATTTCCGGGTACTCCGTCCATTGTTCCGGCACGTCGATTCCCAAAATCTGGGCTAATGCGTCATTTCCCTGCAGCAGCGCTTCAAAATATTGTAGCGTGCAGGGCACCAATTGTAACCTTGAGGTTTGGATCATAAGTGAAAACTAGTAAACGATTTGCGGATATGCAAGGGGTGCGGCCTGAATGCAGGAACAGGATACCGATGCTGATGATTGTTCACTGAATCCGGTACGGAACCTAGTCCCGTACCGGCATTATTATAGTTAGGTTTGCTAATTCGTTAGTGTGGCTAGTGCGCCTCCAGCCAGTTGGCCCCCGTCCCGATTTCGGCTTCGATCGGTACCGAAAACTGCCTGTCTGGCGGCATGGCGTTGCGCATCCCCTCGATGATGAGCGGTTTGATGATATCCACTTCGTCTTTATGCGCATCAAACACCAACTCGTCATGCACCTGCAGGATCATCCGGGAGCGGAAATTATGCTCGCGGAAGGTTTTGTGCAGCGAAATCATCGCCAGTTTAATGAGGTCCGCCGCCGTTCCTTGGATGGGCATGTTGATGGCGTTTCTTTCAGCGAACGCGCGTACCACGGCGTTGGAGGAGTTAATATCCTTCAGCCAGCGCTTACGGCCCATCACGGTTTGCACGTAACCGGTTTTCTGCGCGAATTTCACCTGGTCTTCCATATATTGACGGATGGCCGGATATTGCGCGAAGTAGTTGTCGATCAATGCTTTGGCTTCACTTCTCGGGATGCCCAGGTTCTCGCTGAGGCCGAAGGCGCTTTGCCCGTAAATGATGCCGAAGTTCACGCTCTTTGCGTTGCGGCGCATGTCGGACGTAACATCCGCCAACTCCACGCCATACACTTTTGCCGCCGTGGCCGTGTGGATATCGAGCCCTTTGCGGAAGGCCTCGCTCATGTTTTCGTCGCCGCTGATGGCAGCAATGATGCGCAATTCGATTTGTGAGTAGTCTGCCGAAAGCAGGGTGAATTCCTCGTTGCGGGGAACGAACGCTTTCCGCACCTCGCGCCCTCTTTCCGTGCGGATGGGGATATTCTGGAGGTTGGGATTGTTGGAACTGAGGCGCCCCGTCACCGCCACCGCCTGGTTATAGGAGGTGTGCACGCGGTTGGTGCGCGGGTTGATCATCGTGGGCAGCGCGTCGACGTAAGTTGAT
Above is a genomic segment from Chitinophaga pollutisoli containing:
- a CDS encoding NifU family protein translates to MIKTGNPIISIYTEMTPNPETMKFVANKLLYPNKSIDFPDAASTGPSPLAAELFTFPFIRGVFIASNFVTLTKTNDTDWADVIPTIRQFLKEYLEDNRAVINEDEIKAAPIMSGDESDVVTRIKDLLENAVKPAVEMDGGAIQFKNYEDGVVTVILQGSCSGCPSSMITLKSGIEGIMKRMIPEVKEVVAETE
- a CDS encoding DUF6934 family protein, translated to MSPKKVLYFGNEDIARNGFPLSVDPYKIIPRGGNCFDFDSEGVHGFIRKRVEFKQLQENHFIVGFGDLMDNYGVDDVVESNNGDIVRIFSTIIRVIEDFMRKHPQATLYFTGSTMQRTRIYSVILNRHFARFRKKFQISVLWTCGGVDVKVPFDPAKEVLMGTFVIQSKNQTT
- a CDS encoding GNAT family N-acetyltransferase, which translates into the protein MIQTSRLQLVPCTLQYFEALLQGNDALAQILGIDVPEQWTEYPEMVLVAYDKLRNDPSLLGWFFYLAIHKADNRLIGTAGFKGKPNGDGSVEIGYEISAGYREQGYATEMAETLIRFAFSHPYVSKVVAHTEEEYNAAVKVLQKNGLRFAGEINGREAGELWRWEITREAYLAR
- the mtgA gene encoding monofunctional biosynthetic peptidoglycan transglycosylase; translated protein: MKLKGIVPRTWKIIKRVFLILFIAQLLYIILLRWVNPPVTMTQIGSWFSLIGTGKSFQRDYVDLGEMSQHVKLAVIASEDQLFPDHDGFDFKSIEKALKHNQKSKKIRGASTISQQVAKNVFLWQGRSWIRKGLEVYFTFMIELVWNKKRILEVYLNVAETGEGIFGVEAAAQAYYKKPASDLNREEAAMIAACLPNPVKYSVNPPARITVWRQKRILQQMRNLSGDPDIAELVK
- the pnuC gene encoding nicotinamide riboside transporter PnuC codes for the protein MESFFQQVIDGFRLMSWQEATGVIFGIISVFCSRANSVWVYPTGLVSTGFFTYLFAKPDVGLYAEAGLNAYYFVMSIYGWFNWTRQKDGHDAVGISWMDRRDWRIALGIVVIGWAFIWWVLKSYTDSTVPVLDALVSATAWSGMWLLAKRKIENWVMLNVSNFIAVPLLLYKGLAPTAVLTVILFIVAVSGYFQWRRIYREQLNEHV
- a CDS encoding C1 family peptidase gives rise to the protein MSMKTWMIGAAMLAGSSVMAQTMPLTNKAGSEYKFTILKSQDAFAVQNQGQTGTCWSFSGLSFFESELLRTGKGKDLNLSEMFVVRKMYPLKAANYVRMHGKANFGEGGGFPDDLLCLKNYGLVPQEAYDGNREKNYNHAEMVSLLDGMLKPLGDAKTINPAWQKAFNGVLDAYIGATPEQFQYKGKTYTPQTFAKELGLNADDYVIVSSFTHHPFYEQFVLEVPDNWNWEKVYNVPLNEFTEIAEKAVLNGYTLAWAADVSERGFNFKDGLAIVPEKEWADYSEAERQTLFTKPAKEKAITQENRQLAFDNFETQDDHGMHITGIAKDQEGKKYFIVKNSWGAVNGCGGYFYASVPYFAYKTTCYMVNKKAIPAAIAKKMGIK
- a CDS encoding PNGase F N-terminal domain-containing protein, which codes for MKGILIGCVMAIATASATAQQTEAVVTYGFRNNGKDARGEQTLLIQGKRVAVGASGRQTEQQFLNYADKATFQLLDGKNGAFTLKKPFGEYIKPELLPGIDTVAGIPCKKAKAIIRSNTIEIWYTDALAIKGTPQISIAPGLGLILKIVRNGNSETYAKKIEYRKVTNEELKWPASWGKLVSEPAYQRQVIDSRYATISIFDQEQISWGNKIDNPTGYPLNATYHFAGGTVILKKVNLPAVKSSQRLFAELVQYSNGDAYDRTGSVFVVPVDKARSFLEGLEKGANVLPAFAGRNGKAYQGYVSTEEYNAPLEVMRFFTPFGVRHFNKQVQIEGYNWADSAVYKQDISDLAPRLQGDVYIGIYIGNYDKGGHKASLTFKYYPGYDGGEGRPEPKKYVQPVFNSTNVMEMAGQEYATLFDKDSLTVTVNVPLGVKNLKLRYITTGHGGWGGGDEFNPKLNEIFVDGQRVYHFFPWREDCATYRLLNPASGNFGNGLSSSDLSRSNWCPGTLTLPVDVPMPQLTPGKHTIQVAIPQGKPEGGSFSFWNVSGVLIGDQE
- a CDS encoding L-threonylcarbamoyladenylate synthase, which gives rise to MRLELHPQNPNPRNLKTIIECLRDGGVVIYPTDTVYGMGCDIFKPEAVERIARIKGIDPKKSHFSFICYDLSHLTDYTKSVDTPLFRMLKKALPGPYTFILPASRQVPKMIKTKRDSVGIRVPDNLICRTLVKELGNPVMSTSLPVDEYVEEYTDPEIIHDKFGKLVDIVVDGGPGGVQMSTVIDCTGAEPVVVREGAGDWDAIS
- a CDS encoding ATP-binding protein, with protein sequence MKRIVVIGPESTGKSTLSQQLAAFYRTAWVPEFARAYLEGLGRPYEREDLWHIAQGQLAVEDEAAARGRDFIICDTDLYVVKVWSEAKYGDCDPRILDLIAQRQYHGYLLTYIDIPWEDDPLREHPLPEERTYYYNIYRDIVINAGVPWADIRGDHNQRLEIAAVAVRQMIKK